Proteins from a genomic interval of Streptococcus oralis:
- a CDS encoding replication initiator protein A, with translation MERISLAQVNNGERFFRVPKLLFESELYKKMSAESKLLYAILKDRFELSVKNNWIDADGNIYFIFTVEEIGEMLGYGKDKVIKLKKELKKYDLLEEVRQGLNKPNLIYLGSLKVENVAKPLIPAEFGNSDFQNSEIPNSGTLENRIQDFGISEPNDTDSSEPEFSDTDFSLEEEEEKAPQNSEGKNRVNLSRKVDKATKYDRDYIWNLVHDQLLKENFSQATADYAMIHFDDRYQYALENMRFARSSEMVAEYVFNGVMAEWSQRIRKQQNKGVS, from the coding sequence ATGGAAAGAATCTCACTTGCACAGGTTAATAACGGAGAAAGATTCTTCCGTGTACCAAAGTTACTTTTTGAGTCTGAACTCTATAAAAAGATGTCTGCTGAATCTAAATTGCTTTATGCCATCCTAAAGGATAGATTTGAGTTATCAGTAAAAAACAACTGGATTGATGCTGATGGAAATATCTATTTCATCTTTACCGTTGAAGAAATTGGAGAGATGTTAGGTTACGGAAAAGATAAGGTTATTAAGCTGAAAAAAGAGCTGAAAAAATATGACCTACTCGAAGAAGTTCGCCAAGGTTTAAACAAACCAAATTTGATTTATCTTGGTTCTTTAAAGGTTGAAAATGTGGCTAAACCCTTGATACCAGCGGAATTCGGAAATTCCGACTTCCAGAATTCTGAAATTCCGAATTCTGGAACTCTGGAAAACAGAATTCAAGACTTCGGAATTTCAGAACCTAATGATACTGATTCTAGTGAGCCTGAGTTTAGTGATACTGATTTTAGTTTAGAGGAGGAAGAAGAGAAAGCCCCTCAAAATTCTGAAGGAAAAAATAGAGTCAATCTTTCCCGAAAAGTTGATAAGGCGACTAAGTACGACCGAGACTATATTTGGAACTTGGTTCATGACCAGTTACTAAAAGAAAACTTCTCACAGGCTACCGCAGATTATGCGATGATACATTTTGATGACCGCTATCAATACGCTTTAGAGAATATGAGGTTTGCCCGCTCGTCTGAAATGGTTGCTGAATACGTATTTAACGGCGTGATGGCTGAATGGAGTCAGAGGATCAGAAAGCAACAAAATAAAGGGGTAAGCTGA
- a CDS encoding phage tail tip lysozyme — protein MSRKTRRDLRDAKREYKEAKSDLKTTKNSYKQAEKREARLLNPKTDAEKRYLGQKQKARRTVASKEIETLKERKKTAKVKKRQAIQRNGGTKVQKLGRVTHHQASHFVDSAFQDNDVLEDIASARQTIRRTHAEVRQAKKLGNYTVKIGKGATRVVYGAGNRTYNLVRGRSFTRTPVANRWETKVTNKYERLRARLRTSKAGKTTSATKKVAVKVGKPILAVLKNPLSAKAYLIMFLGVLIIALLGVVTGGGTSTVAQNEFDLTEAWTHISKIDREKSTDKVDYWTNIDEIMMFMGYKYEDYKLDSPYNTDKKWWELNKPYKDLLSTIWDDLNKDKDNLKTMADIYTSSDNKYLKLSESELKEYNEVLEQAKQVGYYVTYNDLSNPFNAEANDEKLDPIRIDKRFGYVSKTEIYNGSVLQANQGSKLYAVMDGTISIKEQDVIISSETAEFTYKNVTRVRVNDGDKIKVGNEIGEVSDVGGQEVYYRKLKNKKKKEWVWVNVGFYLPKVEYNQTTSVISDMNLDGDIGKKINEIYNYFKKQDSSVTLNGVSAILGNFWTESSITAKRAEGDYLSPPVGASANSWDDPNWLNMGNAEVYQGKYPNIVHRGIGLGQWTDTRDGSIRHTMLLNYAKDKGKNWYDLELQLDFMLNGDSPYYIEHLKNILHSSEDVDYLTNRFLVYWEGNEGDKVKERQHNAQQVLSYLKNPRGHTRGGSSVLESSWGFPSEYSSKISSYPSSATVSASLDGNTYPIGQCTWYVYNRLVEAGAPHYNWLGDGQNWVRGLTARGWKYSSTPVAGAVMSIQGGFWNTPEENGHVSYVEHVNEDGSFLVSECNIQGVQNRIHWTLWTNQSYLSFAIPPK, from the coding sequence TTGTCGAGAAAAACAAGACGTGATCTCCGTGATGCCAAACGTGAGTACAAGGAAGCCAAGTCTGACCTCAAGACAACGAAAAACAGCTATAAACAAGCTGAAAAGAGAGAAGCTCGGCTCTTAAACCCCAAGACAGATGCCGAAAAGCGTTACCTGGGGCAGAAACAAAAGGCAAGACGGACGGTCGCTAGTAAAGAGATTGAAACGCTCAAAGAGCGTAAGAAGACCGCTAAAGTAAAGAAACGCCAAGCCATTCAGCGTAACGGTGGAACAAAGGTTCAAAAGCTGGGGCGAGTTACTCATCACCAGGCTTCTCATTTTGTGGATTCGGCTTTTCAGGATAATGATGTGCTTGAAGATATTGCTTCAGCACGTCAGACTATCCGTAGAACACACGCTGAAGTAAGACAAGCTAAGAAGCTAGGCAATTATACCGTCAAGATTGGTAAAGGGGCAACTAGGGTCGTATATGGTGCAGGAAATCGCACCTATAACCTTGTCCGTGGTCGTAGTTTTACCAGGACTCCTGTTGCCAATCGATGGGAAACGAAAGTTACTAATAAATACGAACGTTTACGGGCGAGATTAAGAACTTCAAAGGCAGGTAAGACCACTAGTGCTACTAAAAAAGTAGCCGTAAAAGTTGGGAAGCCTATCTTGGCAGTTCTTAAAAATCCCTTATCAGCTAAAGCCTACTTGATTATGTTTTTAGGAGTTCTGATTATTGCCTTGTTAGGAGTCGTGACAGGTGGAGGAACTTCAACTGTAGCACAAAACGAGTTTGATCTTACAGAAGCTTGGACTCATATTTCAAAAATTGATAGAGAAAAATCAACAGATAAGGTTGATTATTGGACAAATATTGATGAAATAATGATGTTCATGGGTTACAAATATGAAGATTACAAGCTAGATTCACCCTATAATACTGATAAGAAGTGGTGGGAATTAAATAAACCTTATAAAGATCTTTTATCAACAATTTGGGATGATTTAAACAAGGATAAAGACAACCTTAAAACAATGGCTGATATTTATACTTCTTCAGATAATAAATATCTTAAATTAAGCGAATCTGAGTTGAAAGAGTATAATGAAGTTTTAGAGCAAGCTAAACAAGTTGGTTATTATGTAACCTACAACGATTTATCGAACCCCTTTAATGCTGAAGCAAATGATGAAAAATTAGATCCAATACGGATTGATAAAAGGTTTGGCTATGTTTCAAAAACAGAGATATATAATGGTTCTGTTTTGCAAGCGAATCAAGGGTCAAAACTTTATGCTGTAATGGATGGTACAATTTCTATAAAAGAGCAAGATGTGATTATATCATCAGAAACGGCAGAGTTTACTTATAAGAATGTGACTCGTGTTCGTGTTAATGATGGTGATAAGATTAAAGTTGGGAATGAAATCGGTGAGGTAAGTGATGTAGGAGGGCAAGAAGTTTACTATAGAAAACTCAAAAACAAGAAAAAGAAAGAATGGGTTTGGGTAAATGTTGGTTTCTATCTTCCAAAAGTTGAATACAATCAGACTACTTCAGTAATTTCAGATATGAACCTAGATGGTGATATTGGAAAAAAAATAAATGAGATATATAACTACTTCAAAAAACAAGATAGCAGCGTAACTTTAAACGGTGTCTCAGCAATTTTAGGAAACTTCTGGACAGAATCATCAATAACAGCAAAAAGGGCCGAAGGAGACTATTTAAGCCCTCCTGTGGGCGCATCAGCTAACTCATGGGATGATCCTAACTGGTTAAACATGGGTAATGCTGAAGTATATCAAGGGAAATATCCAAATATTGTCCATAGAGGTATTGGACTTGGACAATGGACTGATACCCGTGATGGTTCGATCAGACATACAATGTTATTGAACTACGCAAAGGATAAAGGGAAAAATTGGTATGATCTTGAACTTCAACTTGACTTCATGCTAAATGGTGATTCTCCTTACTACATTGAACATTTAAAGAATATCCTTCATTCAAGCGAAGATGTAGATTATTTAACTAACAGATTTCTTGTATATTGGGAAGGAAACGAAGGAGATAAAGTAAAAGAACGGCAACATAATGCTCAACAAGTTTTATCGTATCTCAAAAATCCTAGAGGTCACACTAGAGGAGGAAGTTCCGTTTTAGAAAGTTCATGGGGTTTTCCTTCAGAGTATTCATCTAAAATATCTAGCTATCCTTCATCAGCGACTGTATCAGCTAGTCTTGATGGTAATACTTACCCTATTGGTCAATGCACCTGGTACGTGTATAATCGGTTAGTAGAAGCAGGAGCTCCTCATTATAATTGGTTAGGAGATGGACAGAACTGGGTTAGAGGATTGACTGCTAGAGGATGGAAATATAGTTCAACTCCTGTAGCAGGAGCGGTTATGTCAATTCAAGGAGGTTTTTGGAATACTCCAGAAGAGAATGGGCATGTATCTTATGTTGAACATGTAAATGAAGATGGTAGTTTCCTTGTTTCTGAATGTAACATTCAAGGAGTTCAAAATAGAATACATTGGACTCTTTGGACAAATCAAAGTTACCTTTCATTTGCAATTCCGCCAAAATAG
- a CDS encoding VirB4-like conjugal transfer ATPase, CD1110 family yields MILNLGRKSKKLTKAEKERKARLKRSLKASTQNTIKYNSLFENGLMHIAKNEWSRTYRLGDVAYLSANQEEKIDVIDTHAEALNSLDAGSTYQLLVINRRVEDNAVEQIKYDEVGDGFDNFRKEYNEMIESRFSSDSKNFKVEKYVTLKTEAYNRGQADANLSELGNSLENQYSQMDITFEEMDGKERLDVFAELLLGKHKLPYNFRDIALSELHTKDFIAPNRLHFLENRFRINEGVAKVMYARNFPTFLTDRLIKSLTDIGVELAITIHAEPYEPSSFMRKINNADTTIKAEMVKAQRSGAQEGVDQDLAVSGRAREISESTRRWKEEIDDNDQKAFSGLIALYFKAEDEEELASITDKVLTASRKVGVDFQECYYYQEEGLNTILPIGHTFLNVKRRFIRDMTTANLATQVPFMNVDLKSDSERALYYGQNQLSNNVITVDRKADLNTGSGVVLGSSGSGKSVTVKTMEIIPTYLKNPEDRIIIVDPEDEYSDIGREFGAQLVDIYIGSKSHLNLMDLPDSSQLKDEDDDPIGDKSNLLMGLFESILDEVGDVQYTIIDRVTRETYKRFADEDRTPTLADWHDVLLEQEEPEAQELALKSEIYAKGSQSIFAHETNVDITNRFVVFNLKRLSGKLKPFAMMVIQDYIWNQVVASQGKLTTRIYFDEVQLFFKEEAQATFFTELYSRVRKYGAIATAITQNIETLMNKEEGRKLVSNSEFMILLKHKKSDLLALSKAISLTPTLVRYIEKPKAKGTGLIVAGQVVVPFENPIPRHTRLYELVTTDA; encoded by the coding sequence ATGATTTTAAATCTTGGAAGAAAGTCAAAGAAGTTGACGAAGGCTGAAAAGGAACGTAAGGCACGCCTAAAACGCTCCTTGAAGGCTTCAACACAAAATACCATTAAATACAATAGCCTATTTGAAAATGGGCTGATGCACATTGCCAAAAACGAATGGTCAAGAACCTATCGCTTGGGTGATGTCGCCTATCTATCCGCTAATCAGGAAGAAAAGATTGACGTGATTGATACACACGCTGAAGCGCTCAATTCACTTGATGCAGGCTCTACTTATCAGCTCCTGGTTATCAATCGGAGAGTCGAAGACAACGCTGTTGAGCAAATTAAGTATGATGAGGTTGGTGACGGCTTTGATAATTTCCGTAAGGAATACAATGAAATGATTGAAAGTCGTTTTTCAAGTGACTCAAAGAATTTTAAGGTTGAAAAATATGTGACCTTGAAGACAGAAGCCTATAATCGAGGGCAAGCGGATGCCAACTTAAGCGAGCTAGGCAACTCACTTGAAAATCAATACTCTCAAATGGATATTACCTTTGAAGAAATGGATGGGAAAGAACGTCTTGACGTGTTTGCGGAGTTGCTCCTGGGCAAACACAAACTCCCTTATAACTTCAGGGATATTGCCCTTTCAGAATTACATACAAAAGATTTTATCGCCCCTAACAGGCTTCATTTCTTGGAAAATCGTTTCCGTATCAATGAAGGGGTCGCAAAGGTCATGTATGCTAGAAACTTCCCAACTTTCTTAACAGATCGACTGATTAAGAGTTTAACGGATATAGGCGTTGAGTTGGCTATCACGATTCATGCTGAGCCTTATGAGCCATCTAGCTTTATGCGTAAGATTAACAATGCGGATACAACTATCAAAGCTGAAATGGTCAAGGCTCAACGGTCAGGTGCTCAAGAAGGGGTTGACCAGGATCTGGCTGTCTCAGGTCGAGCACGTGAAATTTCTGAGTCAACGAGACGATGGAAAGAAGAGATTGACGACAATGACCAAAAAGCCTTTTCAGGTTTGATCGCTCTTTATTTCAAGGCTGAGGATGAGGAGGAGCTGGCAAGTATCACAGATAAAGTCTTGACCGCTTCACGTAAGGTTGGCGTTGATTTTCAAGAGTGTTACTATTACCAGGAAGAAGGACTTAATACCATCCTTCCTATTGGTCACACCTTCTTAAATGTGAAACGTCGCTTTATCCGTGATATGACCACAGCTAACTTGGCTACACAAGTTCCTTTTATGAACGTTGACCTAAAGTCAGATAGTGAGAGGGCGCTCTATTACGGTCAAAATCAACTATCTAACAATGTGATTACGGTTGACCGTAAAGCAGACCTGAACACTGGTTCGGGCGTAGTTCTTGGCTCTTCAGGTTCAGGAAAGTCTGTTACTGTAAAAACCATGGAAATCATACCAACCTATCTGAAGAACCCTGAAGACCGTATCATCATTGTTGATCCTGAAGATGAATATTCCGATATTGGACGTGAGTTTGGGGCGCAGTTGGTTGATATTTATATCGGTTCTAAGTCACACCTAAACTTGATGGACTTGCCTGATTCGAGTCAACTGAAGGATGAAGATGATGACCCTATCGGGGATAAGTCAAACCTTCTCATGGGGCTCTTTGAGTCTATTCTTGATGAAGTCGGTGACGTGCAATATACCATTATTGACCGTGTCACCCGTGAAACTTATAAACGGTTTGCGGATGAAGATAGAACGCCAACGCTTGCAGATTGGCACGATGTTTTGCTTGAACAAGAAGAACCTGAAGCCCAGGAATTGGCGCTCAAGTCTGAAATCTATGCCAAAGGGTCACAAAGTATCTTTGCACACGAGACCAACGTTGATATTACAAACCGCTTTGTGGTCTTCAACTTGAAACGCTTGTCAGGAAAACTCAAGCCTTTTGCGATGATGGTTATTCAGGACTATATTTGGAATCAAGTTGTCGCTTCCCAAGGGAAACTCACTACTCGCATTTATTTTGACGAGGTACAGCTCTTCTTCAAAGAAGAAGCCCAGGCTACCTTCTTTACAGAGTTGTATTCACGGGTTCGTAAATATGGGGCGATTGCCACAGCCATCACACAAAATATTGAAACCCTGATGAACAAAGAAGAAGGGCGCAAGTTGGTATCTAATAGTGAGTTCATGATTCTCTTGAAACACAAGAAATCAGACTTATTGGCTCTTTCTAAAGCCATTTCTTTAACTCCAACTTTAGTAAGATACATTGAAAAACCAAAAGCAAAAGGAACGGGCTTGATTGTCGCAGGTCAAGTGGTTGTACCTTTTGAAAATCCTATCCCAAGACACACAAGACTCTATGAGCTTGTCACTACAGATGCTTAG
- a CDS encoding type IV secretion system protein has product MDNITNSLAEYSSTVNQYADKINGALLPVASILILTFFLFDIFSWNRRLGQEGGGLTVQLWMEVALGYAIAFLLVYNISEIFDFIVFVFNRGIALVDGVLPNKTFKSDMDTSGISGWIAKQIVNIVGNFTELIADVCAKLLVFMRFFQMYLLKAVAPLIVAFFMSEQTKPVAINFLKHFSAYALQGLLLVIIVRLYPALVTDDLFKASSGDWATAFASIAKSIVYIVALFGSQRLAKTLLNAM; this is encoded by the coding sequence ATGGATAATATCACAAATTCTCTAGCTGAGTATAGTTCAACAGTCAATCAATACGCTGATAAGATTAACGGGGCTTTATTGCCAGTCGCTTCAATCTTGATTTTAACCTTCTTTCTATTTGACATTTTTTCATGGAATAGACGGTTAGGACAAGAGGGCGGTGGCTTAACGGTTCAGCTTTGGATGGAAGTAGCCCTTGGATATGCTATTGCATTTCTATTGGTTTATAACATTTCAGAAATCTTTGATTTTATCGTATTTGTCTTTAACAGGGGGATTGCTCTTGTCGATGGCGTGTTACCGAATAAAACATTTAAGTCTGATATGGATACTTCAGGTATAAGTGGATGGATAGCCAAACAGATTGTCAATATCGTAGGCAACTTTACTGAGCTAATAGCTGATGTATGTGCGAAATTACTTGTCTTTATGAGATTTTTCCAAATGTATCTCTTGAAGGCAGTCGCTCCGCTAATTGTGGCTTTCTTCATGTCTGAACAGACAAAGCCAGTAGCCATCAACTTCTTAAAACACTTTTCAGCTTACGCCTTACAAGGGTTATTGCTTGTCATTATTGTCAGACTTTACCCAGCTTTGGTAACGGATGACTTATTTAAAGCATCATCAGGAGATTGGGCGACTGCTTTTGCATCTATCGCAAAAAGTATTGTCTATATTGTCGCCTTGTTCGGTAGTCAGCGCTTGGCAAAAACACTTTTAAATGCCATGTAA
- a CDS encoding YdbC family protein has translation MRFKIIETIAVLSKNDRGWQKELNIISWNDAEPKYDIRSWKDDHSRVGKGVTLFEDEMVVLADAIKHLQITKKKED, from the coding sequence ATACGCTTTAAAATCATTGAGACGATTGCCGTCCTATCAAAGAATGACAGAGGGTGGCAAAAGGAACTAAACATTATTTCATGGAATGATGCCGAGCCAAAATATGATATACGGTCATGGAAAGATGACCATTCACGAGTTGGCAAGGGTGTCACACTTTTTGAGGACGAAATGGTCGTCCTTGCAGATGCAATTAAACATTTACAAATTACAAAAAAGAAAGAGGATTAA
- a CDS encoding M42 family metallopeptidase, whose protein sequence is MNQTVNYIKELTAIASPTGFTREISDYLVHTLEELGYQPVRTAKGGVNVTIKGQNDKQQRYVTAHVDTLGAIVRAVKPDGRLKMDRVGGFPWNMIEGENCTVHVASTGKKVSGTILIHQTSCHVYKDAGTAERTQDNMEVRLDAKVTNEKETRALGIEVGDFISFDPRTVVTETGFIKSRHLDDKVSAAILLNLLRVYKEEGIALPVTTHFAFSVFEEVGHGANSNIPAQVVEYLAVDMGAMGDDQQTDEYTVSICVKDASGPYHYDFRQHLVALAKEQDIPFKLDIYPFYGSDASAAMSAGAEVKHALLGAGIESSHSYERTHIDSVVATERMVDAYLKSALVD, encoded by the coding sequence ATGAATCAAACTGTAAACTATATCAAAGAATTAACCGCTATTGCATCTCCAACAGGCTTTACTCGTGAGATTTCAGACTACCTAGTCCATACTTTAGAAGAGCTTGGTTACCAGCCGGTTCGTACAGCCAAGGGCGGTGTCAATGTGACCATTAAAGGTCAAAATGATAAGCAACAACGTTATGTGACTGCCCATGTGGATACGCTAGGAGCTATTGTTCGTGCAGTCAAACCAGACGGTCGTCTCAAAATGGACCGTGTCGGTGGTTTCCCTTGGAACATGATTGAAGGGGAGAACTGTACGGTTCATGTGGCTAGCACAGGTAAAAAGGTATCTGGAACCATCCTCATCCACCAGACTTCTTGTCATGTCTACAAGGATGCAGGAACTGCAGAACGCACACAGGACAATATGGAAGTGCGTTTGGATGCAAAAGTGACCAATGAAAAAGAAACTCGTGCTCTTGGAATTGAGGTCGGTGATTTTATCAGCTTTGACCCGCGAACTGTCGTGACAGAGACTGGTTTTATCAAGTCCCGTCACTTGGATGATAAAGTCAGCGCAGCGATTTTGCTCAATCTTCTTCGTGTTTATAAGGAAGAGGGGATTGCATTGCCAGTAACAACTCATTTTGCTTTTTCAGTCTTTGAAGAGGTGGGCCACGGTGCCAACTCCAATATTCCAGCTCAGGTAGTAGAATATCTGGCTGTCGATATGGGAGCTATGGGCGATGACCAGCAGACGGATGAGTATACAGTGTCTATCTGTGTCAAGGATGCTTCGGGTCCCTATCACTACGACTTCCGTCAACATTTAGTGGCTTTGGCAAAGGAGCAAGATATTCCATTTAAGCTCGATATTTATCCATTTTACGGTTCGGATGCTTCCGCAGCTATGTCAGCAGGAGCAGAGGTTAAGCATGCCCTCCTTGGAGCTGGTATTGAGTCCAGTCACTCTTACGAACGAACACACATTGATTCGGTCGTGGCGACTGAGCGTATGGTAGACGCCTATCTCAAGAGTGCATTGGTAGACTAA
- the rplK gene encoding 50S ribosomal protein L11, which yields MAKKVEKLVKLQIPAGKATPAPPVGPALGQAGINIMGFTKEFNARTADQAGMIIPVVISVYEDKSFTFVTKTPPAAVLLKKAAGVEKGSGTPNKTKVATVTRAQVQEIAETKMPDLNAANIESAMRMIEGTARSMGFTVVD from the coding sequence ATGGCTAAAAAAGTCGAAAAACTTGTAAAATTGCAAATCCCTGCTGGTAAAGCTACACCAGCTCCACCGGTTGGACCTGCTCTTGGTCAAGCTGGTATCAACATCATGGGATTCACAAAAGAGTTCAACGCTCGTACAGCTGACCAAGCTGGTATGATCATTCCAGTTGTTATCTCAGTATACGAAGACAAATCATTTACTTTCGTTACAAAAACACCACCAGCTGCTGTTCTTTTGAAAAAAGCTGCAGGTGTTGAAAAAGGATCAGGTACACCTAACAAAACTAAAGTTGCTACAGTTACTCGTGCACAAGTACAAGAAATTGCAGAAACTAAGATGCCAGATTTGAACGCAGCAAACATTGAGTCTGCAATGCGTATGATCGAAGGTACTGCTCGTTCTATGGGATTCACTGTTGTTGACTAA
- a CDS encoding HIT family protein, protein MCLICQRIEWIKVGKNPYFVKELETGYVVIGDHQYFRGYTLFLAKEHVTELYQMESSVKLRFLEEMSLVQEAVAKAFKAEKMNIELLGNGDAHAHWHLFPRRSGDMNGHGLNGRGPVWWVPWEEMAAEDCQVQSRELEQMIKTLSDELEKHVI, encoded by the coding sequence ATGTGCTTGATTTGTCAAAGAATTGAATGGATAAAGGTAGGGAAGAATCCCTACTTTGTAAAAGAACTAGAAACAGGCTATGTTGTTATTGGAGACCACCAATACTTTAGGGGTTATACCTTATTTCTAGCAAAGGAGCATGTCACAGAACTCTATCAGATGGAGAGTTCTGTGAAACTTCGTTTTCTAGAGGAAATGAGTTTGGTCCAAGAAGCTGTTGCCAAAGCGTTTAAAGCTGAAAAGATGAACATCGAACTTCTAGGAAATGGAGATGCCCACGCTCACTGGCACCTCTTTCCAAGACGATCAGGTGATATGAATGGTCATGGTCTTAATGGTCGTGGTCCAGTCTGGTGGGTGCCCTGGGAAGAAATGGCGGCAGAAGATTGCCAAGTGCAATCCCGTGAGTTGGAACAAATGATTAAAACCTTATCCGATGAATTAGAGAAGCATGTGATTTAA
- the rplA gene encoding 50S ribosomal protein L1 — MAKKSKQLRAALEKIDSTKAYSVEEAVALAKETNFAKFDATVEVAYNLNIDVKKADQQIRGAMVLPNGTGKTSRVLVFARGAKAEEAKAAGADFVGEDDLVAKINDGWLDFDVVIATPDMMALVGRLGRVLGPRNLMPNPKTGTVTMDVAKAVEESKGGKITYRADRAGNVQAIIGKVSFEAEKLVENFKAFNETIQKSKPATAKGTYVTNLTITTTQGVGIKVDVNSL, encoded by the coding sequence ATGGCTAAAAAAAGCAAACAACTTCGTGCTGCTCTTGAGAAAATCGACAGCACAAAAGCATACAGTGTAGAAGAAGCTGTAGCACTTGCAAAAGAAACTAACTTTGCAAAATTTGACGCAACTGTAGAAGTTGCTTACAACTTGAACATTGACGTTAAAAAAGCTGACCAACAAATCCGTGGCGCAATGGTATTGCCAAACGGTACTGGTAAAACTTCACGCGTTCTTGTTTTCGCACGTGGTGCAAAAGCTGAAGAAGCAAAAGCTGCTGGTGCAGACTTTGTTGGTGAAGATGATCTTGTTGCGAAAATCAACGACGGTTGGTTGGACTTCGACGTAGTTATCGCTACACCTGATATGATGGCTCTTGTTGGACGTCTTGGACGTGTCCTTGGACCACGTAACTTGATGCCAAACCCTAAAACTGGTACTGTAACAATGGATGTTGCTAAAGCAGTTGAAGAGTCTAAAGGCGGTAAAATCACTTATCGTGCTGACCGTGCAGGTAACGTTCAAGCAATCATCGGTAAAGTATCATTTGAAGCTGAAAAATTGGTTGAAAACTTCAAAGCTTTCAACGAAACAATCCAAAAATCAAAACCAGCTACAGCTAAAGGAACTTACGTAACAAACTTGACAATCACAACTACTCAAGGTGTTGGTATCAAAGTTGACGTAAACTCACTTTAA
- a CDS encoding PrgI family protein translates to MNKLGSEFLKQFDNYERPVAFGMTKRLLVMMLGIGIVVSLTITISIMGLSDIFMYLVALLIAPPFIIYGLGFDETVKDKVMFNLKVQKRAFITEFEEGEEFTKDDFKSWKKVKEVDEG, encoded by the coding sequence ATGAACAAATTAGGAAGTGAGTTCCTCAAGCAGTTTGACAACTATGAAAGACCCGTCGCCTTTGGGATGACCAAACGTCTTTTAGTCATGATGCTTGGGATTGGGATAGTGGTGTCACTCACTATCACCATTTCCATAATGGGACTATCAGATATTTTTATGTACCTTGTGGCGCTCCTCATTGCCCCTCCCTTTATCATTTACGGGCTAGGCTTTGATGAAACAGTCAAAGACAAGGTCATGTTTAATCTAAAAGTTCAGAAGCGAGCTTTTATTACAGAATTTGAGGAAGGAGAGGAGTTCACAAAAGATGATTTTAAATCTTGGAAGAAAGTCAAAGAAGTTGACGAAGGCTGA
- the ldcB gene encoding LD-carboxypeptidase LdcB/DacB, which yields MKKRYIVLSGLLAVTLAACSQEIPKNEENTQKTEQTSQPEGTVGSKSQASSQKKAEVVNKGDHYSIQGKYDEIVVANKHYPLSKDYNPGENPTAKAELLKLIAAMQAAGYPISDHYSGFRSYETQTKLYQDYVNQDGKEEADRYSARPGYSEHQTGLAFDLIGTNGELVTEEKAAQWLLDHAADYGFVVRYLKGKEKETGYMAEEWHLRYVGKEAKEIAASGLSLEEYYGFEGGDYVD from the coding sequence ATGAAAAAAAGATACATCGTTTTATCCGGTTTGCTAGCAGTAACCCTAGCAGCATGTTCTCAAGAAATACCTAAAAATGAAGAAAATACTCAAAAAACGGAACAAACTAGTCAACCTGAGGGTACTGTAGGGAGCAAATCTCAAGCTTCTAGTCAGAAAAAGGCAGAAGTTGTGAATAAGGGAGATCACTATAGTATACAAGGGAAATACGATGAAATCGTCGTGGCTAATAAGCACTATCCTTTGTCAAAAGACTACAATCCAGGAGAAAATCCAACAGCCAAGGCGGAGTTGCTGAAACTCATTGCAGCAATGCAAGCAGCTGGCTACCCAATCAGCGATCACTACAGTGGTTTTAGAAGTTATGAAACTCAAACCAAACTTTATCAAGACTATGTGAATCAAGATGGTAAGGAAGAGGCAGATCGCTACTCAGCCCGCCCTGGATACAGTGAACACCAAACAGGTCTTGCTTTTGATTTGATTGGGACTAATGGAGAATTAGTGACAGAGGAGAAGGCAGCCCAGTGGCTCTTGGATCATGCAGCTGACTATGGCTTTGTTGTTCGCTATCTCAAAGGAAAGGAAAAAGAGACTGGCTACATGGCGGAAGAATGGCATCTTCGCTACGTTGGAAAAGAAGCCAAAGAAATTGCTGCAAGTGGCCTTAGTTTGGAAGAATACTATGGCTTTGAAGGCGGAGATTACGTCGATTAA